The following are encoded in a window of Roseimaritima ulvae genomic DNA:
- the hemE gene encoding uroporphyrinogen decarboxylase encodes MQPDFGGLRIAALESRRASDLARLIEKHNGLAYVSPSMREVPIEPNRAAIDFAYRVMTGEITYVILMTGVGFRQLLKAIERHVDRQQFLDCLSDITTVCRGPKPVAAMREVGLKPTYRVDEPNTWRELLQLVDTVAPVQNQSVGLQEYGISNTSLIAGLEARGGRVTTLKVYAWDFPEDTSALEQNVRAICDGARDVLLLTSGHQVVNMLRMADKLQLTDRLRGRLRSMVVASIGPTTTEMLHECELTADFEPEHPKMGHLVVEAAKRCSTLAEYKKVTTVTDPETGEILQHPSHDSLFMRACRGESTERTPIWLMRQAGRYMQEYREVRAKQSFLELCKNPGLCSEVMCTAVERLGVDAAIIFSDLLPILEPMGFDLEFVKGDGPVIHNPVRESQDIDRVREVEDVGSLQFVFDTVRQTRADLPEHLPLIGFAGSPFTLASYAIEGGGSRQYAHTKRLMYGDQGAWTALMERLSRSVVRYLNAQIAAGAQCVQLFDSWAGCLNPADYSEFVLPFMKQIFEGITPGVPVINFATGNPELLPLLRGDRRTVVGVDWRIPLDTAWQRIGYDRPVQGNLDPTVLLGEPELMRQRASEVLSQAANRPGHIFNLGHGVLQQTPVENVIALVEFVKATSGE; translated from the coding sequence ATGCAGCCTGATTTCGGCGGCCTGCGAATCGCGGCGTTGGAAAGCCGCCGTGCCAGCGACCTGGCACGGCTGATCGAAAAACACAACGGCCTGGCCTACGTCAGCCCCTCGATGCGCGAGGTGCCTATCGAACCCAATCGAGCGGCCATCGATTTCGCTTACCGCGTGATGACCGGCGAAATTACCTACGTCATCCTGATGACCGGCGTGGGCTTTCGACAACTGCTCAAGGCCATCGAACGACACGTCGATCGACAACAATTCCTGGACTGCCTGTCCGATATTACCACGGTTTGCCGCGGCCCCAAACCGGTCGCCGCGATGCGCGAAGTCGGACTTAAACCCACCTACCGCGTGGACGAACCCAATACCTGGCGCGAACTGCTGCAGCTGGTCGATACGGTCGCCCCGGTGCAAAACCAAAGCGTCGGGCTGCAAGAATATGGTATCAGCAATACCTCGCTGATCGCCGGCCTGGAAGCTCGGGGGGGACGGGTCACCACGCTGAAGGTCTACGCCTGGGATTTCCCCGAAGACACCTCCGCGCTGGAACAAAACGTCCGCGCCATCTGCGACGGCGCCCGCGATGTGCTGCTGCTGACCAGCGGCCATCAAGTGGTCAACATGCTGCGGATGGCCGACAAACTGCAGCTGACCGACCGCCTCCGCGGACGGCTGCGAAGTATGGTAGTAGCATCGATCGGCCCCACCACCACCGAGATGCTGCATGAATGCGAACTGACGGCCGATTTTGAACCCGAACATCCCAAAATGGGGCATTTGGTTGTCGAGGCCGCCAAACGCTGTAGCACCCTGGCTGAATACAAGAAAGTAACCACCGTGACCGACCCCGAAACCGGCGAAATCCTCCAGCATCCCAGCCACGACAGCCTGTTCATGCGAGCTTGCCGCGGCGAATCGACCGAACGCACACCGATCTGGTTGATGCGACAAGCCGGTCGCTACATGCAGGAATACCGTGAGGTGCGAGCCAAGCAGTCGTTCCTGGAACTTTGCAAAAACCCGGGCCTGTGCAGCGAAGTCATGTGCACGGCGGTCGAACGTTTGGGCGTCGACGCCGCGATCATCTTCTCCGATCTGCTGCCGATCCTGGAACCGATGGGCTTTGATCTGGAATTTGTCAAAGGCGATGGACCGGTGATCCACAACCCGGTCCGCGAAAGCCAAGACATCGACCGCGTTCGCGAAGTCGAAGACGTCGGCTCGCTGCAGTTTGTCTTCGACACCGTGCGGCAAACGCGAGCCGATCTGCCAGAACATCTGCCCCTGATCGGTTTCGCCGGCTCGCCCTTCACCCTGGCCAGTTATGCCATCGAAGGCGGGGGCAGTCGACAATATGCGCACACCAAACGACTGATGTACGGAGACCAAGGCGCCTGGACCGCATTGATGGAACGGTTGTCGCGTTCGGTAGTCCGCTACCTGAATGCTCAAATCGCCGCCGGGGCGCAGTGCGTGCAGTTGTTCGATAGCTGGGCCGGCTGTCTAAACCCCGCCGACTATTCGGAGTTTGTGCTGCCGTTTATGAAACAGATTTTCGAAGGCATCACGCCGGGCGTGCCGGTGATCAATTTCGCCACCGGTAACCCGGAACTGCTGCCGCTGCTCCGCGGCGACCGCCGCACCGTCGTCGGCGTCGACTGGCGAATCCCGCTAGACACCGCCTGGCAACGGATCGGGTATGATCGTCCGGTGCAGGGCAATCTCGATCCCACCGTGCTGCTCGGAGAACCGGAACTGATGCGTCAGAGAGCCTCCGAGGTTCTCTCTCAAGCCGCTAACCGGCCCGGACATATCTTTAATCTCGGCCACGGGGTGTTGCAGCAAACGCCGGTGGAGAACGTGATCGCACTGGTCGAATTTGTCAAAGCGACCAGCGGCGAATAG
- the trmB gene encoding tRNA (guanosine(46)-N7)-methyltransferase TrmB produces the protein MPRHSIRSTVSKFDLTPILREPDALPAELTSQSLFGNDSPLEIEVGSGKGLFMQTVSGKQPESNFLGIEIARKYAVAAAARLARAERTNALMVPGNAEPLFADRIPDGSLAAVHVYFPDPWWKSRHKSRRVLNETFIANATRCLASGGRFHFWTDVLDYFESTIETMAIVSPQLGPPIPEEAAAAEHDLDYRTHFERRSRQHAIPVYRVCYHKP, from the coding sequence ATGCCGCGACATTCCATCCGCTCCACGGTCTCCAAGTTTGATCTCACGCCGATCCTGCGAGAACCAGATGCGTTGCCGGCTGAATTGACCAGTCAATCGCTGTTCGGCAACGATTCTCCGCTAGAAATCGAAGTCGGTTCGGGCAAGGGATTGTTCATGCAAACCGTTTCGGGCAAGCAGCCGGAGAGCAATTTTCTGGGCATCGAGATCGCTCGCAAGTACGCCGTCGCCGCCGCCGCTCGCCTGGCCCGGGCCGAGCGGACCAATGCGTTGATGGTCCCGGGCAACGCCGAACCGCTGTTTGCCGACCGCATTCCCGACGGTTCGCTGGCCGCCGTACACGTGTATTTTCCCGATCCCTGGTGGAAATCTCGCCACAAATCGCGGCGCGTGCTGAACGAAACCTTTATCGCCAACGCCACTCGCTGTTTGGCCAGTGGCGGTCGCTTCCACTTCTGGACCGACGTGCTGGATTATTTTGAATCCACGATTGAAACCATGGCGATCGTGTCCCCCCAGCTTGGCCCGCCGATTCCCGAAGAAGCGGCCGCGGCCGAACACGATCTCGATTACCGCACTCATTTCGAACGCCGCAGTCGCCAGCATGCCATCCCGGTATACCGCGTCTGCTACCACAAGCCGTAA
- the tyrS gene encoding tyrosine--tRNA ligase: MSTVDLLSELRWRGLIHQCTDEAALAKLLEQPQTIYIGFDPTATSLHVGGLMQLMMLRRFQKAGHRPIALVGGATGMIGDPSGKSEERNLLTAEQLQANVDGVAAQMRAFLDFEGPQAALLLNNFDWMKDFSYLDFLRDVGKNFPVGGMMGKESVRSRLDSEAGLSYTEFSYMLLQAYDFVQLAKQYDCKIQAGGSDQWGNITAGIDLGRRMLGQPLVGITAPLLLTSDGKKMGKTERGAIWLDPQRTSPYAFYQYWRNVDDADVMRCIAYLTEIDREEYDTLAQQTADDPGRRAAQQRLAEWMTQFVHGDDGLQSALRASKMLFGGEIDALSDDELGEIFEDVPSSEVDRTSLEGDGLWVVEAFQTAGLTTSNGDARRTIKEGGAYVNNRRVADADVRLKADDLASESVMVLRKGKRKYALLRFR, encoded by the coding sequence ATGTCGACCGTTGATCTGCTTTCAGAACTCCGCTGGCGGGGATTGATCCATCAGTGCACCGATGAAGCCGCGCTGGCGAAATTGCTGGAACAGCCGCAAACCATCTACATCGGCTTCGACCCCACGGCGACCAGTTTGCACGTCGGCGGGCTGATGCAGCTGATGATGCTGCGCCGTTTCCAGAAAGCGGGCCATCGACCGATTGCGCTGGTCGGTGGGGCCACCGGAATGATCGGCGACCCCAGCGGCAAGAGCGAAGAACGCAATCTGCTGACCGCCGAACAACTGCAAGCCAACGTCGATGGCGTGGCCGCTCAGATGCGGGCCTTCCTCGATTTCGAGGGCCCCCAAGCCGCCCTGCTGCTGAACAACTTCGACTGGATGAAAGATTTCAGCTACCTCGACTTCCTCCGCGACGTCGGCAAGAACTTTCCCGTCGGCGGCATGATGGGCAAGGAGTCGGTGCGGTCGCGATTGGACAGCGAAGCCGGGCTGAGTTACACCGAATTCAGTTACATGCTGCTGCAAGCCTACGACTTTGTACAGCTGGCCAAACAATACGACTGTAAAATCCAAGCCGGTGGCAGCGATCAATGGGGCAACATCACCGCCGGCATCGATCTGGGACGCCGCATGCTGGGGCAACCGCTGGTGGGCATCACCGCCCCGCTATTGTTGACCAGCGACGGCAAGAAGATGGGGAAAACCGAACGCGGTGCCATCTGGTTGGATCCGCAGCGGACCAGTCCCTACGCGTTCTACCAGTACTGGCGGAACGTCGACGACGCCGACGTGATGCGTTGTATCGCGTACCTGACCGAAATCGATCGCGAGGAATACGATACCCTGGCGCAGCAGACCGCCGACGATCCCGGCCGCCGCGCCGCTCAACAACGGTTGGCCGAATGGATGACCCAGTTTGTGCACGGCGACGACGGCCTGCAGTCGGCTCTGCGAGCCAGCAAGATGTTGTTCGGCGGCGAAATCGATGCGCTTAGCGACGATGAGTTGGGCGAGATTTTTGAAGACGTGCCCAGCAGCGAAGTCGACCGCACGAGCCTTGAAGGAGATGGGTTGTGGGTGGTCGAAGCTTTTCAGACGGCCGGCCTGACAACCAGCAACGGCGATGCCCGAAGGACGATCAAAGAAGGCGGAGCGTACGTGAATAACCGCCGCGTGGCGGACGCCGACGTGCGGCTCAAGGCCGACGACTTAGCCAGCGAAAGCGTGATGGTGCTCCGCAAAGGCAAACGCAAATACGCCCTCCTAAGATTCCGGTAG
- a CDS encoding DinB family protein, with protein sequence MRPVIRPTLVCLLGLALHSCVVAPLAANEGDPIAIRVWPKQAVTIETMWDFHVGVRLSEQDQTALPRPVDLNVMLDADQPAHILDREPNSEKIQWQPAETVAEPSPNAVRVAVVPLQTSDTADSDRPSVVTTIAVDGVRIADASQIPVTLLARSLTANSDAADALTSIDVLLLGGSQADEKDLLAIRGRLMPKMVVLPADFEKAAVGDHLVVKVEHNTLALSASDEVGNTGKTRWVKLGHVPWKMPEPLALLFAAKEAASKDSRATFAVLSAAQMSFEPSNGTHTPRWNAEHMMGRELLFFSQIYHAVDNKIPVMDSNPQQMPKDYRAAHPSWTGAEEARQMQRVESFTRRFAYLLEGLDLDKRAPGSRNWTPRSLLEQMQRHYGEHTANVRKKMELPEWPEK encoded by the coding sequence ATGCGTCCTGTCATTCGCCCAACGCTGGTCTGCCTGTTGGGGCTTGCGCTCCACTCCTGCGTCGTCGCTCCTTTGGCTGCTAATGAAGGTGATCCGATCGCCATACGTGTCTGGCCGAAACAGGCCGTCACGATCGAAACCATGTGGGACTTCCACGTCGGGGTGCGGCTGAGCGAACAAGACCAAACAGCGTTGCCGCGTCCGGTGGACCTGAACGTGATGCTGGATGCTGACCAACCGGCTCATATCTTGGATCGCGAACCCAATTCGGAAAAGATCCAATGGCAGCCCGCCGAAACGGTTGCGGAGCCTTCCCCCAACGCGGTCCGAGTCGCGGTCGTTCCGCTGCAGACATCAGACACTGCCGATAGCGATCGTCCCTCGGTCGTTACGACCATCGCGGTGGACGGCGTCCGCATCGCCGATGCCAGCCAGATCCCCGTGACTCTGCTCGCTCGGTCGCTAACAGCCAATTCCGATGCCGCCGACGCTCTAACGTCCATCGATGTGCTGCTGCTTGGGGGCTCGCAGGCCGACGAAAAGGATCTGCTTGCGATCCGTGGGCGGCTGATGCCCAAAATGGTAGTGCTGCCTGCTGACTTCGAAAAAGCCGCGGTGGGAGACCATTTGGTTGTTAAAGTCGAACACAATACGTTGGCGTTGTCAGCGTCGGACGAAGTCGGCAACACCGGTAAGACCCGTTGGGTAAAACTCGGCCACGTCCCTTGGAAAATGCCTGAACCCTTGGCGTTGCTGTTTGCGGCCAAAGAAGCGGCCAGCAAAGATTCTCGGGCGACGTTTGCCGTGCTGTCGGCAGCGCAGATGAGTTTCGAACCCAGCAATGGCACCCACACACCGCGTTGGAATGCCGAGCACATGATGGGCCGCGAACTGCTGTTCTTCTCACAGATCTATCACGCGGTGGATAACAAAATTCCCGTGATGGATTCAAATCCCCAGCAGATGCCCAAAGACTACCGTGCGGCACATCCCAGCTGGACGGGTGCCGAGGAAGCCCGACAGATGCAACGGGTTGAGTCCTTCACGCGTCGTTTTGCTTATCTGCTCGAGGGGCTCGACCTGGACAAACGGGCGCCCGGTAGCCGCAACTGGACGCCACGATCGTTGCTGGAACAGATGCAGCGGCACTACGGCGAGCACACGGCGAACGTCCGCAAAAAGATGGAACTGCCCGAATGGCCCGAGAAGTAA